From one Halosimplex rubrum genomic stretch:
- a CDS encoding ornithine cyclodeaminase family protein, producing the protein MTDDGTLFLTSDDVRGLATPGEYVDAVREGYRERGEGAPARPRTRLTGGDPPGMLTGYTAMLPETGAMGGYMYTGGFGSGDAHFVLPLFDADTGAPLAVFDGASLNPFKTGATGAVGIDALARDDATDLAVIGSGSQARGQLRAAVTVREFDTVRVFSPTPESRESFAAAMDAELDPAVRAVDASADAVADADVVVTATTAAEPVFDGEDLADGAHVTCMGQYDPEKREVDGETVARATYVPDLRERVERDAGAFLLARAEGAIGDDHVHAELGEVVAGVEPGRTRDDEVTLFDSGGTAIETVAAAHMLYERAVDAGLGREIEFLPASRAFEE; encoded by the coding sequence ATGACGGACGACGGGACGCTGTTCCTGACCAGCGACGATGTGCGCGGACTCGCGACGCCCGGAGAGTACGTCGACGCGGTCCGCGAGGGGTACCGCGAACGCGGCGAGGGCGCGCCGGCACGCCCGCGCACGCGCCTCACCGGCGGCGACCCGCCGGGGATGCTCACCGGCTACACGGCGATGCTCCCCGAGACGGGCGCCATGGGCGGCTACATGTACACCGGCGGCTTCGGCTCCGGCGACGCCCACTTCGTCCTCCCGCTGTTCGACGCCGACACCGGCGCGCCGCTGGCCGTGTTCGACGGCGCGAGCCTCAACCCGTTCAAGACGGGCGCGACCGGCGCGGTCGGGATCGACGCCCTCGCCCGCGACGACGCGACCGATCTCGCGGTGATCGGGAGCGGCTCGCAGGCCCGCGGTCAGCTGCGGGCGGCCGTCACCGTCCGCGAGTTCGACACCGTTCGCGTCTTCTCGCCCACGCCGGAGAGCCGCGAGTCGTTCGCCGCGGCGATGGACGCGGAACTCGATCCCGCGGTTCGGGCCGTCGACGCCAGCGCGGACGCGGTCGCCGACGCCGACGTGGTCGTCACCGCCACGACCGCCGCCGAGCCCGTGTTCGACGGCGAGGATCTGGCCGACGGCGCCCACGTCACCTGCATGGGACAGTACGACCCGGAGAAGCGAGAGGTCGACGGCGAGACGGTCGCCCGGGCGACGTACGTCCCGGACCTGCGCGAGCGCGTCGAGCGCGACGCCGGCGCGTTCCTGCTGGCGCGCGCCGAGGGCGCGATCGGCGACGACCACGTCCACGCGGAACTCGGCGAGGTCGTCGCCGGCGTCGAACCCGGCCGGACCCGCGACGACGAGGTGACACTGTTCGACAGCGGCGGCACCGCCATCGAGACGGTCGCCGCCGCCCACATGCTCTACGAGCGAGCCGTCGACGCCGGGCTGGGTCGCGAGATCGAGTTCCTGCCCGCGAGCCGGGCGTTCGAGGAGTGA
- a CDS encoding presenilin family intramembrane aspartyl protease PSH, with translation MDQRSRAYVASGAIVGIFLLVQLGALALVGPFQSAGYQATADPQDPTNSLVYVAFILVMTGVMLAIIRFDVDWLLRLLLVGTGAYIGLFVLRVLVPPVLTVPVGGFSLNAIAWGGGLLLGVALWVHPEWYVIDAAGIVMGAGAAGLFGISFGVLPALVLLVVLAVYDAISVYGTEHMLTLASGVMELKVPIVLVVPLSLSYSYLDSGTPAAVGDEGDAERRSVDGDEGGADTAAAANGGAADRSETDADAEDADLELDREALFIGLGDAVIPTVLVASAAFFAPDGVPTVDLLGIPATVPALTAMVGTTAGLVVLLWMVLKGRAHAGLPLLNGGTIAGYLLGAVASGLSLAQATGIAPYL, from the coding sequence ATGGACCAGCGGTCGCGCGCGTACGTCGCTTCGGGGGCCATCGTCGGCATCTTCCTGCTCGTCCAGCTCGGGGCGCTCGCGCTGGTCGGCCCGTTCCAGTCGGCGGGCTACCAGGCCACCGCCGACCCCCAGGACCCGACGAACAGCCTCGTCTACGTCGCCTTCATCCTCGTGATGACCGGGGTGATGCTGGCGATCATCCGCTTCGACGTGGACTGGCTGCTCCGGCTCCTGCTCGTCGGGACCGGCGCGTACATCGGTCTGTTCGTCCTCCGGGTGCTCGTCCCGCCCGTCCTGACGGTCCCCGTCGGTGGATTCTCGCTCAACGCGATCGCCTGGGGCGGGGGACTGCTCCTCGGCGTCGCGCTGTGGGTCCACCCCGAGTGGTACGTCATCGACGCCGCGGGGATCGTGATGGGCGCCGGGGCGGCGGGTCTGTTCGGCATCAGCTTCGGTGTCCTCCCGGCGCTCGTCCTCCTGGTCGTCCTCGCCGTCTACGACGCCATCAGCGTCTACGGCACCGAGCACATGCTGACGCTGGCCTCCGGCGTGATGGAACTCAAGGTCCCGATCGTCCTCGTCGTCCCGCTGTCGCTGTCGTACTCCTACCTCGACTCCGGGACGCCCGCCGCTGTCGGCGACGAGGGCGACGCCGAGCGACGGTCGGTCGACGGCGACGAGGGCGGCGCGGACACGGCGGCCGCTGCCAACGGCGGCGCCGCCGACCGCTCCGAGACGGACGCGGACGCCGAGGACGCCGACCTCGAACTCGACCGCGAGGCGCTGTTCATCGGCCTCGGCGACGCCGTCATCCCGACGGTGCTGGTCGCGAGCGCGGCTTTCTTCGCGCCGGATGGCGTTCCGACGGTCGACCTGCTGGGGATCCCCGCGACCGTCCCGGCGCTGACCGCGATGGTCGGGACGACCGCCGGGCTGGTCGTCCTGCTGTGGATGGTCCTCAAAGGTCGCGCCCACGCCGGGCTCCCCCTGCTCAACGGCGGGACCATCGCCGGCTACCTCCTCGGCGCCGTCGCCAGCGGGCTCTCGCTCGCCCAGGCGACCGGGATCGCCCCGTATCTGTAG
- a CDS encoding phosphatase PAP2 family protein — protein MRPFPNGRSVGVTEALHGLAEWPAILLFGLVTQLGDGWFLFVLGGALFVAGEEFPVLGIDRRRALFVFGLALTYVAVIGALKGFFGLGRPPGAMEPLDLAWVPAALAPLLESATTADGPGFPSGHALGTTMVWGGLALVVDWGTARQRAVGVAGVIGLVSLSRLVLGVHYLVDVVVGSAVGVVLLGALYRFSESGTDPSRVLGVAVGVGVLGLFNGLTFDSVAAIGGALGGWVVWRAVADSTPARPTNRGEVLAGFAVLAGAGLLFAALEAFEPSLALVFAGAAVAVGGAVGAPLLGERAV, from the coding sequence ATGCGACCCTTCCCGAACGGGCGTAGCGTCGGCGTCACGGAAGCGCTCCACGGGCTGGCGGAGTGGCCCGCGATACTGCTGTTCGGGCTGGTCACCCAGCTCGGCGACGGCTGGTTCCTGTTCGTCCTCGGCGGCGCGCTGTTCGTCGCCGGCGAGGAGTTCCCCGTCCTGGGTATCGATCGCCGTCGCGCGCTGTTCGTCTTCGGCCTCGCGCTCACCTACGTGGCGGTCATCGGCGCGCTCAAGGGTTTCTTCGGGCTCGGTCGGCCGCCGGGGGCGATGGAGCCACTGGACCTGGCCTGGGTCCCGGCAGCGCTGGCGCCGCTGCTGGAGAGCGCCACGACGGCCGACGGCCCCGGGTTCCCGAGCGGCCACGCGCTCGGGACGACGATGGTCTGGGGCGGGCTGGCGCTGGTCGTCGACTGGGGGACCGCCCGCCAGCGGGCCGTCGGCGTCGCCGGAGTTATCGGGCTCGTCTCGCTCTCGCGGCTCGTCCTGGGCGTCCACTACCTCGTCGACGTCGTCGTCGGGAGCGCGGTCGGCGTGGTCCTGCTCGGCGCGCTCTACCGGTTTTCGGAGTCGGGGACCGACCCCAGTCGCGTCCTCGGGGTCGCGGTCGGGGTGGGCGTCCTCGGACTGTTCAACGGGCTCACGTTCGACAGCGTGGCGGCGATCGGCGGCGCTCTCGGCGGCTGGGTCGTCTGGCGGGCGGTCGCCGACTCGACCCCGGCCCGTCCGACGAACCGCGGCGAGGTCCTCGCGGGGTTCGCCGTCCTCGCGGGTGCTGGGCTCCTGTTCGCCGCGCTCGAAGCGTTCGAGCCGTCGCTGGCGCTCGTGTTCGCCGGGGCCGCGGTCGCCGTCGGCGGTGCCGTCGGTGCGCCGCTGCTGGGCGAGCGCGCGGTGTGA
- a CDS encoding H/ACA ribonucleoprotein complex subunit GAR1, translating into MKRVGEVVRIAQHLAVVRAPDADHVDIGTPVVDEDLDDLGRVVDVFGPVERPYLAVTTDDEVHLPALVGSALYAR; encoded by the coding sequence GTGAAACGCGTCGGCGAGGTCGTCCGGATCGCCCAGCACCTCGCGGTCGTCCGCGCGCCCGACGCCGACCACGTCGACATCGGCACGCCCGTCGTCGACGAGGACCTCGACGATCTGGGTCGGGTCGTCGACGTGTTCGGTCCGGTCGAGCGGCCCTATCTGGCCGTCACGACCGACGACGAGGTGCATCTGCCGGCGCTGGTCGGGTCGGCGCTGTACGCCCGCTGA
- the srp19 gene encoding signal recognition particle subunit SRP19 — MVENVIWPAALDASCTRSEGRRVASDLAVPEPTVDEIAQAVQQVGYDAVIEREKTYPREYEPRGRVLVKDADDASKTDLLGAVAAYLGVIRE; from the coding sequence ATGGTCGAGAACGTCATCTGGCCGGCGGCGCTCGACGCCTCCTGCACGCGCAGCGAGGGGCGTCGGGTGGCGTCGGACCTCGCGGTCCCGGAGCCGACGGTCGACGAGATCGCACAGGCCGTCCAGCAGGTGGGCTACGACGCCGTCATCGAGCGCGAGAAGACGTATCCTCGGGAGTACGAACCCCGCGGACGCGTCCTCGTCAAGGACGCCGACGACGCGAGCAAGACCGACCTGCTGGGGGCCGTCGCCGCCTACCTCGGCGTCATCCGGGAGTGA
- a CDS encoding ABC transporter substrate-binding protein: MRDATAVVGAALVVLAAVGAVPAAAGAGAATGSSGASAASADAGTLADTHCTYEMTVTDATGTEVTIDEDPDRLAALAPSAAQILWSIGADDETVAMPQDYYLDYLNDTEGKTDVVNDDGSVVTEAVVGAQPDLVLAPNVVPNETVQALRNSGLTVYKFEAASNLEDVAAKIELYGRLTGNYDAAGQTSAEMRGQVQAIRDAVGDENNPRVFFHLGGGWTAAEDTFVGQIVAAAGGDNIAAGEINTSNNYGTLSNEIITQKDPEWIVQNGQFGSVPKTPTFNETTAVREGNVVRVNRNFMTQNGPKNVEALKTIAQALHPEAYEAVDFSAVETPQPATCSTPTPTATPTPGGTEDVTPTATAGMDADGTVTATMMDADGTATPTAESEDGAASPVGTTTSGDGPGFGPMTALVALLAGALVARHRR; encoded by the coding sequence ATGAGAGACGCGACGGCAGTCGTCGGTGCCGCGCTGGTCGTGCTGGCGGCGGTGGGCGCGGTGCCCGCCGCGGCCGGCGCCGGCGCGGCGACGGGTTCATCGGGTGCGAGTGCGGCGAGCGCGGACGCGGGTACGCTCGCGGACACCCACTGCACGTACGAGATGACCGTCACCGACGCGACGGGAACGGAGGTAACGATCGACGAGGACCCCGACCGGCTCGCCGCGCTGGCTCCCAGTGCGGCCCAGATCCTCTGGAGCATCGGCGCGGACGACGAGACGGTCGCGATGCCCCAGGACTACTACCTCGACTATCTGAACGACACGGAGGGCAAGACCGACGTGGTCAACGACGACGGTTCGGTCGTCACCGAAGCGGTCGTCGGCGCCCAGCCCGACCTGGTGCTCGCGCCGAACGTCGTCCCCAACGAGACCGTCCAGGCCCTGCGCAACAGCGGTCTGACGGTCTACAAGTTCGAGGCGGCGTCGAACCTCGAAGACGTGGCCGCCAAGATCGAGCTGTACGGCCGGCTGACCGGTAACTACGACGCCGCGGGACAGACGAGCGCCGAGATGCGGGGCCAGGTGCAGGCGATCCGCGACGCCGTGGGCGACGAGAACAACCCACGCGTGTTCTTCCACCTCGGCGGCGGCTGGACCGCCGCCGAGGACACGTTCGTCGGCCAGATCGTCGCCGCGGCGGGCGGGGACAACATCGCCGCCGGCGAGATCAACACCAGCAACAACTACGGCACGCTCAGCAACGAGATAATCACCCAGAAGGACCCCGAGTGGATCGTCCAGAACGGCCAGTTCGGGTCGGTCCCGAAGACCCCGACGTTCAACGAGACGACCGCGGTTCGGGAGGGGAACGTCGTCCGGGTGAACCGGAACTTCATGACCCAGAACGGGCCGAAGAACGTCGAGGCGCTGAAGACCATCGCCCAGGCGCTCCACCCCGAGGCCTACGAGGCGGTCGACTTCTCGGCGGTCGAGACGCCCCAGCCAGCGACGTGTTCGACGCCGACGCCGACCGCGACGCCCACGCCCGGCGGAACCGAGGACGTGACGCCGACCGCGACGGCCGGGATGGACGCCGACGGGACCGTGACGGCGACGATGATGGACGCCGACGGGACCGCGACGCCGACCGCCGAGTCCGAGGACGGCGCGGCTTCGCCCGTCGGGACGACCACCAGCGGCGACGGCCCCGGCTTCGGCCCGATGACCGCGCTCGTCGCACTGCTCGCGGGCGCGCTCGTCGCTCGACACCGTCGGTAA
- the btuC gene encoding vitamin B12 ABC transporter permease BtuC produces MAVRTRTVGWSTGLTGLLVAVALVSATVGPVSVPLSTVARAALNAVGVPTGVSVGSGTVALFGASATVPVPDLSYTYLFSFPVDATSETIVRRIRLPRIALAATVGFALAAAGTVMQGFFRNPMADPSIIGVSSGAAVGAVATIALSFSGPYALQTAAFVGAVVSAFAVYLIATEGGRTPTATLLLAGVAIQTLLGAVVSYLLLRAGESLEQALYWLMGGLLRNAVWTDVAVTVPVAAVCFGVLLAYGRDLNVLLLGEADAHTLGIEVERTKRILLAVSSVVTAAAVAVAGSIGFVGLVVPHVMRLLVGPDHRILLPTSAVAGGAFLVATDTVARSGGVEVPVGIVTAALGAPFFLYLLRTREVHSL; encoded by the coding sequence ATGGCAGTCCGGACGCGGACCGTGGGGTGGTCGACGGGACTGACCGGCCTGCTGGTGGCCGTCGCGCTCGTCAGCGCCACGGTCGGCCCGGTCAGCGTCCCCCTGTCGACGGTCGCGAGAGCGGCGCTCAACGCCGTCGGCGTCCCGACGGGCGTCTCCGTCGGCAGCGGGACCGTCGCGCTGTTCGGCGCCTCGGCGACCGTGCCGGTCCCGGACCTCTCCTACACCTACCTGTTCTCGTTCCCGGTCGACGCGACGAGCGAGACGATCGTCCGGCGGATCCGCTTGCCACGGATCGCGCTGGCGGCGACGGTCGGCTTCGCCCTGGCCGCCGCCGGCACCGTGATGCAGGGGTTCTTCCGCAACCCGATGGCCGACCCCTCCATCATCGGCGTCTCCTCGGGCGCCGCCGTCGGCGCCGTCGCGACCATCGCCCTCTCCTTCTCGGGACCGTACGCCCTCCAGACGGCCGCGTTCGTCGGCGCCGTCGTCAGCGCGTTCGCCGTCTACCTGATCGCCACCGAGGGCGGGCGAACGCCCACCGCGACGCTGCTGCTGGCGGGCGTCGCGATCCAGACCTTGCTCGGTGCGGTCGTCTCCTACCTGCTCCTTCGGGCCGGCGAGAGCCTCGAACAGGCGCTGTACTGGCTGATGGGCGGGCTGCTCCGCAACGCCGTCTGGACGGACGTGGCCGTCACCGTCCCCGTCGCGGCGGTCTGCTTCGGCGTCCTGCTGGCCTACGGTCGCGATCTGAACGTCCTCCTGCTCGGCGAAGCAGACGCCCACACGCTCGGCATCGAGGTCGAGCGCACCAAACGAATCTTGCTGGCGGTCTCCAGCGTCGTCACCGCGGCGGCCGTCGCCGTCGCCGGCTCGATCGGGTTCGTCGGCCTCGTCGTCCCCCACGTGATGCGGCTGCTCGTCGGCCCCGACCACCGGATCTTGCTGCCGACGAGCGCCGTCGCCGGCGGCGCCTTCCTCGTCGCGACCGACACCGTCGCCCGCTCGGGGGGCGTCGAGGTCCCCGTCGGCATCGTCACCGCCGCCCTGGGCGCGCCCTTCTTTCTCTATCTCCTCCGCACCCGGGAGGTGCATTCGCTGTGA
- a CDS encoding ATP-binding cassette domain-containing protein has translation MTPDLATDALDALGGLVGDDEDRPTDGTAATGNGATGADPTATAAGPLIEVEDLSLSYGDLSVLAEVSLSVESGEFVGLVGPNGAGKTTLLGAINGVLEPGSGRVRVGGERVADLSSRAASRLVATVPQDTTVAFDFSVEDIVEMGRTPYHRRFGGDPDAAAAVDRALERTETERFRDRSVASLSGGERQRVVLARALAQETPALVLDEPTASLDVNHQVRTLELVADLVDAEGKAALAAIHDLDLAARFCDRLAVLADGELLAVGPPAEVLTAETVGTAFDTDAAVLPNPVTGTPAVTPLPAPGELDLRVHVVGTGTAAARVVSTLVAAGATVTVGALPDGDVAAETARELAAEVVTAPAFGGLDGEPEAAARDCLAAADAVVVVDPLAPSLRALVRDQEPVVRVAADDAASAAAELGGGTADDRGRDRSPGPGTGRGAERDSATVDAAARATPETVALGVRRALDRPASADD, from the coding sequence GTGACACCCGACCTCGCGACCGACGCTCTGGACGCGCTCGGCGGACTCGTCGGCGACGACGAGGACCGCCCGACGGACGGTACGGCGGCGACCGGGAACGGGGCGACCGGTGCCGACCCGACGGCGACCGCCGCCGGCCCCCTGATCGAGGTCGAGGACCTGTCGCTGTCTTACGGTGACCTGTCGGTCCTCGCCGAGGTGTCGCTGTCGGTGGAGTCGGGGGAGTTCGTCGGCCTCGTCGGGCCGAACGGCGCCGGGAAGACGACGCTGTTGGGGGCGATCAACGGCGTCCTCGAACCCGGTTCGGGGCGCGTCCGCGTCGGCGGGGAGCGGGTCGCGGACCTGTCCTCGCGGGCGGCGAGCCGCCTGGTCGCGACGGTGCCCCAGGACACGACGGTCGCGTTCGACTTTTCGGTCGAGGATATCGTCGAGATGGGCCGGACGCCGTACCACCGACGGTTCGGCGGCGACCCCGACGCCGCGGCGGCGGTCGACCGCGCGCTCGAACGGACCGAGACCGAGCGCTTCCGCGACCGGTCGGTCGCCTCGCTCAGCGGCGGCGAGCGCCAGCGGGTCGTGCTCGCCCGCGCGCTCGCTCAGGAGACGCCGGCGCTCGTCCTCGACGAGCCGACGGCCAGCCTCGACGTGAACCACCAGGTCCGGACGCTCGAACTCGTCGCCGACCTGGTCGACGCCGAGGGGAAGGCGGCGCTGGCGGCGATCCACGACCTGGACCTCGCGGCTCGCTTCTGCGACCGGCTGGCCGTCCTCGCCGACGGCGAACTGCTCGCGGTCGGCCCGCCCGCCGAGGTGCTGACCGCCGAGACCGTCGGGACCGCCTTCGACACCGACGCCGCCGTCCTCCCGAACCCGGTGACCGGGACGCCGGCCGTGACGCCCCTGCCGGCGCCCGGCGAACTGGACCTGCGGGTCCACGTCGTCGGCACCGGCACGGCCGCCGCCCGGGTCGTCTCGACACTGGTGGCCGCGGGCGCGACGGTGACCGTCGGCGCGCTCCCCGACGGGGACGTGGCCGCCGAGACGGCCCGGGAACTCGCCGCGGAGGTCGTGACCGCGCCCGCGTTCGGCGGGCTCGACGGCGAACCCGAGGCGGCCGCTCGCGACTGCCTGGCGGCGGCCGACGCGGTCGTCGTCGTCGACCCGCTCGCCCCCTCGCTCCGGGCGCTCGTCCGCGACCAGGAGCCGGTCGTCCGCGTCGCGGCCGACGACGCCGCGAGTGCGGCGGCCGAACTCGGCGGCGGGACCGCGGACGACCGCGGGCGCGACCGGTCGCCCGGCCCCGGTACGGGACGAGGCGCCGAGCGCGACTCAGCGACGGTCGACGCCGCCGCGCGAGCGACGCCGGAGACGGTCGCGCTCGGGGTGCGACGGGCGCTCGACCGGCCGGCCTCGGCCGACGACTGA
- a CDS encoding CAP domain-containing protein, which produces MVDVNVNKPTLLVAGGGAVALVVVAVLVGAALSQPNAPVTGDPSTATAVDATDLPTLAPTTTGTAAGTAAATTGTSTTTPTPYPTLTPTPTPTPTPTATPALTDLPADAFDEREIERLVGEYINDRRASEGLDPLTVEGQGVDRLTEMARGHSVQMADQGEAIHRIDGVTSAERYRDHQLYDRCKWSSPDGNTLRTADDNAFEAVGRTVAGDPDHRVNGSRQFNGDESAVARAVVESWWNTSTYPPRLTYPNADEVGVGVEITRRNDVFVTANVC; this is translated from the coding sequence ATGGTGGACGTGAACGTGAACAAACCGACGCTGCTGGTCGCGGGGGGCGGCGCGGTCGCGCTGGTCGTCGTCGCGGTACTCGTCGGTGCCGCCTTGAGCCAGCCGAACGCGCCGGTGACGGGGGACCCGTCGACGGCGACGGCGGTCGACGCGACCGACTTGCCGACGCTGGCGCCGACGACGACGGGGACGGCGGCGGGGACGGCGGCCGCGACGACCGGGACATCGACTACGACGCCGACGCCGTACCCGACGCTCACACCGACGCCGACGCCGACACCCACGCCGACCGCGACGCCGGCGCTGACGGACCTGCCGGCCGACGCGTTCGACGAACGGGAGATCGAACGCCTGGTCGGCGAGTACATCAACGACCGGCGGGCGAGCGAGGGGCTCGACCCGCTGACAGTCGAGGGCCAGGGGGTCGACCGCCTCACCGAGATGGCCAGGGGCCACAGCGTCCAGATGGCCGATCAGGGCGAAGCGATCCACAGGATCGACGGCGTGACCAGCGCCGAGCGCTACCGCGACCACCAGCTCTACGACCGCTGCAAGTGGTCGTCGCCGGACGGTAACACGCTCCGGACCGCCGACGACAACGCCTTCGAAGCCGTCGGGCGGACGGTCGCCGGTGACCCGGACCATCGGGTCAACGGGAGCCGTCAGTTCAACGGCGACGAGAGCGCCGTGGCCCGCGCGGTCGTCGAGTCGTGGTGGAACACCTCGACCTACCCGCCGCGGCTGACCTACCCGAACGCCGACGAGGTCGGCGTCGGCGTCGAGATCACCCGCCGCAACGACGTGTTCGTCACCGCCAACGTCTGTTGA